A stretch of the Capricornis sumatraensis isolate serow.1 chromosome 21, serow.2, whole genome shotgun sequence genome encodes the following:
- the TXNDC2 gene encoding thioredoxin domain-containing protein 2, which translates to MSARPVAEILPFAHRLILGSAVGSVIDAPDCWLYGLAVPEPPASCQFPGVGRDQELEMESDEAGVLEEPEMRSDNQGETNEAKAIPSEQADTPSFPQKTILSKEREILDSPQKNILPKQAATPNSSTQTISPKQSDIPNFPEKNIPPKEGDILNPPSKTTLHKQANNPNSSEKTTSPKQGDTPKPSAKIILPKEADAPISPIQTILPNQNASKFSEKAISTKEGDIFNSPAKFILSWPANSPNFPAKINPSRQADSPKFPAKIISLKQADSPNSPNQIPPPKQTDSPSFPGKIIPSQQADCPKFPLKTTLHKQADIPTSSEKSISPKQGNAPNFPAKFSLPKKSKTHKFTTKAILSKQGDTPKSSAKTILPKEGETPKSSAETVLPKAGEIPKSSAKTILPKEGETPKSSAETVLPKAGEIPKSSAKTILPKEGETLKSSAKTILPKEGQAPKSSTKAVLLKEGETPKSSAKTILPKEGETPKSSTEIILPKEGETPKSSAKTILPKEGETPKSSAKTILPKEGETPKSSAETILPKEGETPKSSAETILPKEGETPKSSAETILPKEGETPKSSTETILPKEGETTRSLEDTVWPPEGNSLQSEEDTELLDDNLVKVILSKDDFKVALKEAGEQLVAVDFSATWCQPCKTIKSFFQALSLKHEDVVFLEVDANKCEELVRERKVDCVPTFQFYRKEEKVGQFSGALHEKLETLITELK; encoded by the exons ATGTCTGCACGTCCTGTTGCAGAAATCCTGCCGTTTGCTCATCGGTTGATCCTTGGCTCTGCTGTAGGCTCTGTGATCGATGCACCAGATTGCT GGCTGTACGGACTTGCTGTTCCTGAgccccctgcctcctgccagtTCCCAG GGGTGGGTAGAGACCAGGAACTGGAAATGGAAAGTGATGAAGCTGGGGTCCTGGAGGAACCAGAAATGAGGTCAGACAACCAAGGAGAAACAAATGAAG CAAAAGCCATCCCGTCCGAGCAGGCTGACACTCCCAGTTTCCCACAAAAAACCATCCTATCAAAAGAGAGGGAAATTCTCGATTCCCCCCAGAAGAACATCTTGCCCAAGCAGGCTGCCACCCCCAATTCCTCAACCCAAACCATTTCACCAAAGCAGAGTGACATTCCCAAtttcccagaaaaaaacatcCCACCAAAAGAGGGTGACATTCTTAATCCCCCCAGTAAAACCACCCTGCACAAGCAGGCCAACAACCCCAATTCTTCAGAAAAAACCACCTCACCCAAGCAAGGCGACACCCCCAAGCCCTCAGCCAAAATCATTTTGCCCAAGGAGGCTGATGCCCCCATCTCCCCAATCCAAACCATTCTGCCCAATCAGAATGCCTCCAAATTCTCAGAAAAAGCCATCTCAACAAAAGAGGGTGACATTTTCAACTCCCCAGCCAAATTCATTCTATCATGGCCAGCTAACTCCCCCAATTTCCCAGCCAAGATCAATCCATCACGCCAGGCTGACTCCCCCAAGTTCCCAGCCAAGATCATCTCACTCAAACAGGCTGACTCCCCTAACTCCCCAAACCAAATCCCCCCACCCAAGCAGACCGACTCCCCCAGTTTCCCAGGCAAAATCATTCCATCACAGCAGGCTGACTGCCCCAAGTTCCCACTCAAAACAACCCTGCACAAGCAGGCAGACATCCCCACTTCTTCAGAAAAAAGCATCTCACCCAAGCAGGGCAATGCCCCCAATTTTCCAGCAAAATTCAGTTTGCCCAAGAAGAGCAAAACCCACAAGTTCACAACCAAAGCCATTCTGTCCAAGCAGGGTGACACCCCAAAGTCCTCAGCCAAAACCATCCTGCCCAAGGAGGGTGAGACCCCCAAGTCCTCAGCAGAAACCGTTCTGCCCAAGGCGGGTGAGATCCCCAAGTCCTCAGCCAAAACCATTCTGCCCAAGGAGGGTGAGACCCCCAAGTCCTCAGCAGAAACCGTTCTGCCCAAGGCGGGTGAGATCCCCAAGTCCTCAGCCAAAACCATTCTGCCCAAGGAGGGTGAGACCCTCAAGTCCTCGGCCAAAACCATTCTGCCCAAGGAAGGTCAGGCTCCCAAGTCCTCAACCAAAGCTGTTCTACTCAAGGAAGGTGAGACCCCCAAGTCCTCAGCCAAAACCATTCTGCCCAAGGAGGGTGAGACCCCCAAGTCCTCAACTGAAATCATTCTGCCCAAGGAGGGTGAGACCCCCAAGTCCTCAGCCAAAACCATTCTGCCCAAGGAGGGTGAGACCCCCAAGTCCTCAGCCAAAACCATTCTGCCCAAGGAGGGTGAGACCCCCAAGTCCTCAGCCGAAACCATTCTGCCCAAGGAGGGTGAGACCCCCAAGTCCTCAGCCGAAACCATTCTGCCCAAGGAGGGTGAGACCCCCAAGTCCTCAGCCGAAACCATTCTGCCCAAGGAGGGTGAGACCCCCAAGTCCTCAACTGAAACCATTCTGCCCAAGGAGGGTGAGACCACCAGGTCCTTAGAGGACACAGTCTGGCCCCCAGAAGGTAATAGCCTGCAGTCAGAGGAAGACACAGAGCTCCTGGATGACAACCTGGTGAAGGTGATCCTGAGCAAAGACGACTTCAAGGTGGCGCTAAAGGAAGCTGGGGAGCAGCTGGTGGCTGTGGACTTCTCGGCCACGTGGTGCCAGCCCTGCAAGACCATCAAGTCCTTCTTCCAGGCCCTGTCCCTGAAGCACGAGGATGTGGTGTTCCTGGAAGTGGATGCCAACAAGTGTGAGGAACTGGTGAGAGAGCGCAAGGTCGATTGCGTTCCAACCTTTCAGttttatagaaaagaagaaaaggtggGCCAGTTTTCTGGTGCCCTGCACGAAAAACTTGAGACACTCATTACAGAATTAAAGTGA